The Tubulanus polymorphus chromosome 4, tnTubPoly1.2, whole genome shotgun sequence genomic interval TTGTAAATATAGGAATTTCTTAAACTCtttacttagaaaaattaaagaacGTTATTACAAAGTAAAATTGTTATCGTGTCAATATGATTCTAAGGAAACTtggaaaataatcaattcattacttAATAAGACCAAAAATAAGAAGTGTAATTCCGAGTTTTTACACAATAACAGGGTTATTACTGATGAACTAGAAATTGCAAACCAgttcaatgattattttgtaaatattgctTCATCTCTTGAGTCTAAAATTCCAAATTCCACTCACGATTTTAAACAATATCTTGGCGATAAAAACgacgaaaacttttttctctCACCTACATACCCCTCAGAAGAATTGTATCTAACTTACAAAGTAAACCATCGTGTGGATGTGACAATATCAGCAATAAATTACTCAAATCTATTATTTCCGCTATTTCAAGTCCcttaactcatatctttaattGTAGCTTTGTCACAGGTATAGTTcccaatattttcaaaatcgcTTACATAAccactatttacaaaatggGTGATAAGTCTTCTTTTAGTAACTACCGCCCTATTTCTGTTCTaccttcaatttcaaaagtgTTGGAAAAACTTGTTTACAATCGGTTGATAAAATTTCTTGACAAATTTTCAtagacttatcaaaagcatttGATACAATTAATCACAAAatcctaaattcaaaattagaaCATTACAGTATACGTGGCATACAATATCTCTGGTTCCAAAATTATCTAActaatagaaaaaaagcaCTGAAGTTCAATAACTGTTTATCCTCAACTCTCGACATTAATTCTGGTGTCCCTCAAGGCTCTATCCTAGGGCcgctattatttttgatttatatcaaTGACTGCCCTTCCTCCTGTAAAGCATTAGAGTCAATTCTTTTTGCTGACGACAACAACTTTTTTTACAGCCATCATGATCCAAAATTTGTCGAATACACCTTGAATTCAGAGTTGGCTAATCTCTTGCAATGGTTTCGGGCGAATAGATTGCCTGTAAATGTAGGAAAAAACCCAGTATATCATTTTTGGTAATAAAGACCATATTAAACTCACCAGTCGTCTGGATGACCAAATTATCAAACGTGTTGATTCTACAAAGTTTCTAGGTGTTATATTTGATCACAATTTAACCTGGAAGGAGCATATATCTTTTACGTGTAAAAAAGTATCTCGTGGAATTGGTATAATCAATAGATTAAAGTACATTTTACCTTCAGATATTCTAAAAAATCTCTACTATTGTTTCGTTCACTCACACCTACATTATGCCAATCTTATTCGGGGACATGCCAGTAAAATTTATTTGCAACCATTATACATCCTTCAGAAAAAAGCCCTTCGGATAATCACTCGTTCAGATTGGCTTGAacataatagtaataataataatttattgagcctaaaatccatataaaatatgctcattggctttacaatataaagacacaatttaaaaataaagatagaaaaaacaatttacatcATTAGTTAAAAGCTTTAGTGAACAAATGGGTTTTAAGTTGCGATTTAAAAACATCAGTAGAAGGACTAGATTTAATTGCATCTGGTAAGGAGTTCCAAAGTAGTGGGGCGGAGTAAGAAAAGGCCCTGTGACCCGCACAGACTAACTAGATTGACACGAGGGATGACTAGAAGTGATTGACTGTTTGATCTTAACACTCTAGAGGATGCCTTGTATTGCactaatgatttcaaatagtgTGGGGCCTGACCATTCAAGGATTTATAAGTAAGgatcaagattttaaattggaTGCGGTATTTGATTGGAAGCCAATGCAGATCGTGTAGAATCGGTGTTATGTGACAAAATTTTGAGTTTCGAGTCAGGATCCGGACAGCAGAATTTTGAACACGTTGTAATTTATCTAAAATAATGTCAGGGAGGCCAAAAAGTAAAGAGTTGCAATAGTCAAGGCGAGTTGTCACAAAAGCGTGAATAAGGCGTTCAGcaattccttgattcaaaaacTGTCCGATCTTACTAATGTTTCTAAGGTGATAAAAAGCTACAGAGCATAAGTGGtttacatgttttaccatGGACATGATTTATCTGACCAATTCGGTGTTTAACACGAGCGAGTAGAGTATCGTGGTCAATAGTGTCGAAGGCGGCGCTCAAATCGAGCATAACCAGCCCAACTACCATACCCTGGTCAATTgacatcaaaatatcatttagaACACGTACAAGAGCAGTCTCTGTACTACAACCTGACTTATAAGCCGACTGGTAAACCTAATGTAAACCATTATTTTGAAGACGTTGATTAAGCTGATGAGCTACTACTCGCTCCATTACTTTTGATATGAAATGCTGAGTAGACACTGGTCGGTAATTCTTGAGACATTCAACATCAAGActaggttttttttaaagtggATGAATATATGCAACTTTATAAGAGTCCGGAAAAACACCGAGACATTTGTTAATCATAACAGTAAAAAACGGAATGAGGTAAGGTAGAGCTGCTTTTAACAGCCATGTAGGAATGGCATCGAGTTTACAATGCTTAGAAGGAGACTGCATTATAAATTTGGCCAGCTCAGCCTCTGTAACCAACTTAAATTCATCCAAGTGAATACCATTGAATTCGGGTTCGTCCAAGACTGTAGTTGAAGGACTAGGATAATCAAGTTTGTCCCTGATGTTGGTTATCTTTGCTtgaaagaaattagcaaagtTGTTGGCGAGTACAGTCTTGGTGGAACACGATGGTAAATGAGTAGTACATTTGCGGTTTAGGAGGTTATCTATAATTTCAGACAACCTCTTAGGATTGTTATAATTACTATTTATCTTATCAGCTAAATGCTGTTTTTAGCTGATAAGATGAGacaatttacaaaatttctCTGAGTAACGAACATTTCTCTATGAATTGAAAGTTTAGTTGCTCGCCATTGCTTTTCCAATTTACGGCGTAGCTTTTTAGCTATGCGAATGTCATCATTAAACCAAGGAGCGTGGGGACGAAGTATAATTGGCTTTGTAACAACAGGGGCATGTTCGTCCAGTGAAGAGGTCAGAGCAGCGTCTAGCTCCAAGGCCATGACGCGGGGATCgcgaaaatttaaaatatccaCTCTACTCTTGAACGACTCACTGAATTCACAGacattgatatttctaagtTTTCTGTAAGATATAGTTTTAGTTGAAGCACACGGACGTGAGATGTTGACAGTAAAGTTAACTGGAAAATGATCGGAAAGTCCAATATCAGCAGCATTGATAGATCGAACAAATGAATCTTCAGAAAGGCGGGTGATCACTAAATCCAATGTATGGCCCTTCCTGTACGTTGGTACATTGACATGTTGACAGAGGTTGAAGGAATgcagaaatgataaaaatctCTTGGCAGTTGAATCTTTTCGATCATCCACATGGAAATTTATATCACCAACAACTAATAATTTACTAGAACAAGCAATGGTTTCTTCTAGGAGATTTCCAAATTCAGTCAGAAACTGGGAAACAGTAAATCTATTCTTTCTGTTTGGAGGTGGGCGATAAATGTTTATCAGACGTATACAGTCTTCTTTAAAAATCAAGTCTATAGTTATCGCATCGAAACTCTTGGCATTTGGAAGTTTAACCTCCTTCGGTTGGAAGGTGGCATCATAGATAATTCCGGCACCGCCGCCCTTTCCATTACACCTGGGTGAGTGCATTAAGTTATAACCAGACTGTTTAAAGTTGGCCTTCAAAATGCAGTCATTATCGGTCATCCAAGTTTCAGATACAGCAGCAATTGAGACTGAATGATCAAAAAGATAATCAGATACGGCTAGCGATTTGTTACAGATAGATTGAGCATTGATGACTGCGAGGTTAAGTTTTAAATCAGATTTGTCCTTGACCATAAGCACATATATTAAGTTTTTCTGATTGACTAAGTTAAAAGTCTGGTCAGGAATTGACGGTCTGTTTGACATTATGACAGGAATAGCACCATTGTCAGCTTCACCATAGTAGAAGTAATTCCTTTTGTTGAGTTTTGATCCACCTCTACAACCACGACTGGTTGATTGTTTGGCATTGCTCGATAGTTCATGCAATCTGTcataaattggttttgatATTCTGTATGTTGAACTGAGGTCACCAAGTCCTTTAATAACATTCCAAATACTATGCCGTGCTGCCATCTTCATAAATATAATCCAAATAAATTCTTCAGACTAAAAACGCCATTTGTTCAGTAAAACCGCAAAGTTAAAAGTTAATAAATGCATGTATAGAATCCTGATGTATTCACTGATGTACTGGTATCCAATGTCGGAGTCGAAATAAAATCACAGCTGAATAAAACTACTTTAGTCAAAACAGTGCAGCCACAACACGGCGCGACCTATGCATTTACATACATCCCCGATTTTCaggaaattagaaattcttaAACTGGATGATATTTACAGACTTCAAATTAGATCGCTTGCCTTCTTAAGTATCAACCTTTTATTACCGaccattttcaaagattttttcattctCAGGAACACCCAAAATCTTCGTTCTAGTCGTGGCTTCATCAATAGATTTTGCTAAatctaaatacaagtatacacctatgaaaattcaaggagCGAAATTCTTGAGTAGTTAACCAGAGAAATTAAAATCTCTAGACTCGATATCCAACTATAAAATTCAGCTTCAGCGTTATCTTCGTTCCACTTATTAATTATCTGTGTAATCTTTTATAACGTGCCACATTACTTTATCTGCAATTGTCTATgtatattatgtatatttggTTTGTTTGGTAAACTAGGAATGAATGTGAATTGGTGTATATGTCTGTGTGTATGTGAGAGTGTATGGACGAGGGATTAGGACTAGATTAAGCCAACTTTGGCTTCTCCTAATTCCTCGCATAATTTATTGGTACATTGTTTTCCATATATTGTGTATTCATTTGTAAACTCTGTAACAATCTTTTatgcaaataaatcatatcatagcGCTTTGAAAGCTACTGCACATTGTCCGTGTATGTAGTAGTGAGCTTAGGAAACAACATTTATTAACGTACCTGGACCACGAGTCATACCAGGCGGTAAAAAACCTCCGTCTCGCCCCATCCCTGGATTACAATAGTTTTGTTGAGGGGATAAAGGACCGTATGTCATTGACACGGTCAgcttccgatttcaaaatgatgttgAAATCTCGGGAGCAGAAACCCCAAGAAAACATCGGGCACTACGCGGATGCATTGACAGAACTCGCACAGAGCGCGTATCCAGGGGTTGATCACAGTTTGCAGGATGAGTTGGCACGTGACCAATTCTTGGCCGGTGTGGCGGTACCCTCGAGTGTTTGGGAGCAGTTATACGTGGCTCAGCCACAGTCCCTATCGGAGGCTGAGTCATTGGCTCGGGTCATGAGACTGCCCGGCGCCTGACTGAGAGACACGAGTCCAGAACCCGTCGTCGACATGTAATTGAGGTGAAGGCCAGTCAGACGGATGAGCTACTTTCAGAACTCGTGGGCCTCGTCAAGGGTTTGAATGTCCGGGTGGACGGTTTAGAGGCCAGGGTTAACACACAGACTCAGGCCAACTCCCAGGGGAGGGACAACACATGCTGGAGGTGTCGAGAGCCGGATCATACAGCGGATACATGTCCCTAGGTTACATGTCATCCATGTTCTGGAAGAGGTGTCTTTGCCAGGAACTGCCCCGGGAAACAGGGAAACGATTACAGGCGGTCCTCCAGTGGGCAAGGAAATCGCCGCCAATAAAGAGACCCTCCACATATATGATGGAGAAATATCTGCCTCCACACAGTAGAATCCGGAAACATGTTCCTTCACCCGTTAACGATTCCGTACATGATAGAGCCCAattgtaaataattcaatatttgtagatAGTTCACTAGACGCTTGCGTAAGGGAAATTGTTGGGAAAAAAATTCTTGACGGAACCGATACGACAGGTCGTACATATATGGAAAAGCAGGCAACtttaaatgttttaactcCATACCTAGATATCTCACTATCGGTCGGTCAACTGGGTGATTGAATTTCGGATGGTTCTCCTCTGAGGCAGGAGACAGTTTTAAATAGTTTACCTCCGTGCCCAGATAACTCTCTGTTGATAAAGTCACACGAAGATACGGTCGTAACCACAATAACAACTGACCAGCCAGATGTGTCAATAGGTCCGAGCTGCCCCGTGGCTGAGAAAATGGTCCGTCGTGTCGATTTGAGAGACACTGGGCTTTACTGCCCTGGTATCCTTAATGGTTCAACACGTACGTCTATACTCTTAGACACCGGTGCCTCTGTGACTTTGTTGAAAACCTCTGTCTGGGAGAAGAGTCGTAGGACCGATTAGGGAAATCTGCTGCCAGTCGACTTCGCGTTAGCCACTGCCACGGTTGCGAACATGAATGTTCATGGGGTAGCCAAGGTAGAGCTCCAGTTGGGAACCTGTAGATTCATGGTCCCCATGGTAATAGCCGATGACTTGGCTCAGGAGTGCCTGCTGGGTAGTGACTTCTTTGAACAGAATGGTTGCATTATTGATTACCCTGGTAGAGTTCTGTAGTGTGGCCTTACACATGTACCATTGGAGACCAAGAATGCACGACCTAGTTGCTGTCGTTTGTTCCTGACCGAGACTTGTTATATTCCGGGAGGCCATGAGGTCGTAGCCACTGCGTATTTCAAGCATAGATATAGTGTAAATAACAATTTTGTTGGTATAGTTGGTCGAGGGAACAGTACTCCGTGCCTGGCTGGCAAATCTCTGGTATGTCCGCGGGATGGGAAGGTAACAGTCCGCCTGGCGAAATTTTCGGATGACACCCTTAGGGTCCGTCGAGGGGAGTTTGTGGGTTTTTTCTCACCTATCGAATCAGTCGATGTACTCACTGTGCAAGACACTTCTGGTTTGACGGAGACGGAACTGCCTCAGCCCCAACACGATCCCCATGATTTAAAGGAACAATTTTGTTGGTATAGTTGGTCGAGGGAACAGTACTCCGTGCCTGGCTGGCAAATCTCTGGTATGTCCGCGGGATGGGAAGGTAACAGTCCGCCTGGCAAATTTTTCGGATGACACCCTTAGGGTCCGTCGAGGGGAGTTTGTGGGTTTTTTCTCACCTATCGAATCAATCGATATACTCACTGTGGAAGACACTTCTGGTTTGTCGGAGACGGAACTGCCTCAGCCCCAACACGATCCCCATGATTTAAAGGGTCTTTACGACGAACTAAATGTGGATAGTCTCGAGATTTCGGAGGGTGATCAGGAGGATTTGAAGAGGGTCCTAGCGCAGCATCAGGGTGTATTTTCTCAGGGGAATGTGATATTGGGAGGACACCCCTCATTAAGTTTGAGGTTGATACCGGGGAGCAGAAGCCGATTAGGCAGCATCAACGACGTCTGCCGCCCCATTACAAGCAATTTGTTGAGGGGTACACTGCAGAACTGTGTGACCAAGGTCTTATCAGGCCATCCCAGTCACCTTGGGCTAGCCCAATCGTCCTAGCCAAGAAAAGAGATGGCAGTTTGCGTCTGTGCTGTGACTACAGGAGATTAAACGACGTCACAACTAAAGACAGTCACCCATTGGGGCGAAAAGATTCTACCCTCGAGGCACTTTCGGGATCGTCCTGGTACTCCTCTCTGGATCTGACCAGTGGCTACTCGCAAGTGTCGATCCAAGAATGTGACAAACCAAAAACAGCTTTTTGTGCCGAGAACCGTTTGTGGGAGGGAATGTTATGCCATTCGGTCTCACAAATGCTCCGGCCTGTTTCACACGGCTCATGTCTTTGGATCTTGAATATGTGTCATGGAAAACAGccttgatgatgtcatagtcCACTCTGCGGATGTGGCGTCCCACATTTCTAAGCTGTCAGAGGCATTCGGTTGTTTCAAAGCagcaaatatgaaattgaagcCAAGAAAATGTCACCTCATCCAAAAGCGGTTAAAATTCTTGGGCCATGTCGTGAGTGGAAACGGAATTGAAACTGACCGGGCAAAAATTGACAAAGTCCTTGGTTGGTCAGCCCCTACCAATGTATCAGAAGTACGAAGTGTCACTGGCCTCGTCACTTACTATTCAAGATTCATCAAGGAATATGTGGAAATGTGTAAACCCCTCCATCTGCTCACAAAGAAGGGTCAGCCTTTCGAATGGGGTATCAGTCAGCAAAGAGCATTCGAAGAATGCGTTGACAAGCCGTCCAGTACTGGCCTTCCCTGATTTTTCAGAGGGATCGCGGAAATTCATAGTTTCTTGTGATGCTAGTAACTGGGCTATAGGTTCAGTTCTTTCACAGTTGCAAGGCGATCACACAGAACGAGTAATAGCATATTGGGGTCGAGTTTTGAGAGGCGGGGAGGAGAACTATTGCGCCACGAGGCAAGAAATGCTTTCTCTAGTCGAATCAATTGACTATTTCCGCCACTACTTATTGGGCGGTAAGTTCCTTGTCCGGACTGACCACGCAGCCCTAAAGTGGCTTCGGTCATCCAATATTCTATCAGGCCAAGTCGCCTACTGGAATGAAAGGCTGGCTATCTCACCTCGATAATGGTATATCCGGTTGGCACTTAGGGACAACTAAGATAAAAGTCCGCCAACGTTTTTGGTGTTTCGGACTGGCGAAAGCAGTCAATAGCTTAACCAAGCAGTGCCGTAAATGTCAGCAATGCAAAAACCCTCCTAAACGACCTAAAGCGCCACTGGTACCAACGCCAATCGTTAGGAGAGGACAAAGGCTGCATATCGACATTGTTGGCCCACTGCAACGAACAAAACGTAAACGTGGGAACCTTTATATCATTGTGGTGCGGGACGCTTTCACCAAGTGGGTTGAGGCCTGGCCGGCCAGAAACCAGAAAACACCAACAGTTGCCAGGAAGGTCGTGAACGAATGGATCACACGCTACGGATGCCCCGAAAGTATTCATTCGGGGCGTGGATCCAATTTTGAATCTCGACTCTTCAGTGAGATGTTGAGCCTGCTTGATATTGATATGACCAGAACGACCGCCTATCACCCCATGGGAAACGGCCAGGTCGAGAATTTTAACAAGTCTGTAAGTTAATGTTGACCACGACGGTGAATGACTGGGACGAGAAACTTCAGTCCTGATTGATGGCTTTTCGTTCCAGTGTGCAGGAATCGAATCTAATGTGCGAAAAGCCATTTTTCATGATATTTGGCAGTTAGATGACCTTACCACTGGAAGTTTTAGTTAGCCCTCCTGAGAAACCTGTCCACCTGACCAAGTTTAGCCAGGACATGTGTAGAAACCTGACTGAAGCTCATCAGAAAGTCCGTGACAGGCTTGGAAAAGCCCAACGACGTCAGACAGCAAATTACGATAGATTTGCTTAGCGTTTTCACCGTGGGTGACCGGGTATAGAGGTATAGCCATGCCCTCAAGACTGGTGAGGCAGCCAAGTTCCATAAGCGCTTGATGGGTCCTTACATTATTGTTGAGAAAATCTCTGAGGTCACTTACCGGGTTCCGTTGGAGGGGGTTTAGGAACCAAGGTTCGGACAGTGcatttaattgatcataaagatgataatattgatattattcctcatgatataaaaaaaataaattaaaattatatttggaaaaaaaatattagaatttgaaaatgatttaaaagttatagttaaaaaaaaattttaaaagcaaaattatatatcattttattataagtggttcagttacaattaggtctgtaataac includes:
- the LOC141903282 gene encoding LOW QUALITY PROTEIN: uncharacterized protein LOC141903282 (The sequence of the model RefSeq protein was modified relative to this genomic sequence to represent the inferred CDS: substituted 1 base at 1 genomic stop codon), which gives rise to MAARHSIWNVIKGLGDLSSTYRISKPIYDRLHELSSNAKQSTSRGCRGGSKLNKRNYFYYGEADNGAIPVIMSNRPSIPDQTFNLVNQKNLIYVLMVKDKSDLKLNLAVINAQSICNKSLAVSDYLFDHSVSIAAVSETWMTDNDCILKANFKQSGYNLMHSPRCNGKGGGAGIIYDATFQPKEVKLPNAKSFDAITIDLIFKEDCIRLINIYRPPPNRKNRFTVSQFLTEFGNLLEETIACSSKLLVVGDINFHVDDRKDSTAKRFLSFLHSFNLCQHVNVPTYRKGHTLDLVITRLSEDSFVRSINAADIGLSDHFPVNFTVNISRPCASTKTISYRKLRNINVCEFSESFKSRVDILNFRDPRVMALELDAALTSSLDEHAPVVTKPIILRPHAPWFNDDIRIAKKLRRKLEKQWRATKLSIHREMFVTQRNFRLSEIIDNLLNRKCTTHLPSCSTKTVLANNFANFFQAKITNIRDKLDYPSPSTTVLDEPEFNGIHLDEFKLVTEAELAKFIMQSPSKHCKLDAIPTWLLKAALPYLIPFFTVMINKCLGVFPDSYKVAYIHPLXKKPSLDVECLKNYRPVSTQHFISKVMERVVAHQLNQRLQNNGLH